From a region of the Synechococcus sp. PCC 7502 genome:
- a CDS encoding MBL fold metallo-hydrolase, whose protein sequence is MKKLASFVLAALITLLVVAGGNQFNAFNAANAQNIPQINVNAGLAKAGLKLQELGSGIYGLIASVDLPPASSDLAICNGGIVIGSDSVLVIDPFHTPALANLLFATVKTLTDKPIKYVLNTHYHNDHTGGNIAARSLGIPIVGRGTIREYMLNRRGPNAQDSNPIPPDLIVNSETNLWLGDRQVKIERAEGHSSGTDITAYVPDAKVLFSGDILFNGRIPFVGDGDIRAWQGSLYRLISTYPEAKIVPGHGEVGDRSSLQQLQAYFNDLEKLALSWKARGLSKEQAIAESSKIPDTYKDYKFKPLYAAEIPNLPSNLVTAYDQFTRSTPIPLIP, encoded by the coding sequence ATGAAAAAATTAGCCAGTTTTGTCCTAGCAGCCCTAATTACTTTGCTTGTAGTAGCTGGGGGAAATCAATTTAATGCTTTTAATGCGGCTAATGCTCAGAATATTCCGCAAATAAATGTTAATGCTGGTCTAGCTAAAGCAGGACTTAAACTACAAGAACTTGGTTCTGGGATATACGGCTTAATCGCTAGTGTTGATCTCCCTCCCGCCAGTAGTGACTTAGCAATTTGTAATGGTGGCATAGTGATTGGTAGTGATAGTGTGCTTGTCATTGATCCTTTTCACACCCCAGCTTTAGCAAATTTACTGTTTGCAACTGTAAAAACCCTGACCGATAAACCAATCAAGTATGTATTGAATACCCATTACCATAATGATCACACAGGTGGAAATATTGCCGCAAGGTCTCTAGGTATTCCCATTGTCGGACGAGGTACCATTCGTGAGTATATGCTCAATCGGAGGGGTCCAAATGCCCAAGATTCTAACCCAATCCCGCCCGATCTTATTGTTAATAGTGAAACTAATTTGTGGCTAGGCGATCGCCAAGTCAAAATCGAAAGGGCTGAAGGACATTCTAGTGGTACTGATATTACTGCTTATGTTCCTGATGCTAAGGTTTTATTTAGCGGAGATATTTTATTTAATGGTCGTATACCCTTTGTTGGTGATGGAGATATCAGGGCTTGGCAGGGCAGTTTGTATCGATTAATTTCTACCTATCCAGAGGCAAAAATTGTACCCGGTCATGGTGAGGTTGGCGATCGCTCTTCCCTTCAACAGCTACAAGCCTATTTTAATGATTTGGAAAAACTAGCACTAAGTTGGAAAGCAAGAGGTTTATCTAAAGAGCAGGCGATCGCTGAATCCAGTAAAATCCCTGATACCTATAAAGACTACAAATTCAAACCTCTGTATGCGGCGGAAATTCCTAATTTGCCTAGTAATTTAGTGACTGCCTACGACCAATTCACCCGCAGCACGCCAATTCCTTTGATCCCTTAG
- a CDS encoding DNA cytosine methyltransferase — MKHLDLFSGIGGFTLAAQALGIETIQFVEIQDYCCHVLTKNFPNIPIHQDIHTFHAEPNQYDLITGGSPCQDLSLAGARTGITGERSSLWFEMLRVINEARPKFVVWENVKGAIYTGGLTEVLRGLSRIGYLFDVEILSAAEIGAPHLRERVFVVAYAYELFRKTPS; from the coding sequence ATGAAACATCTCGATCTGTTCTCTGGCATTGGCGGCTTTACTCTGGCGGCTCAAGCCCTTGGCATAGAAACAATCCAATTTGTCGAAATTCAGGATTATTGCTGCCATGTCCTTACTAAAAACTTCCCCAATATCCCCATTCACCAAGACATCCATACCTTCCATGCCGAACCCAATCAATATGACCTCATCACTGGCGGATCTCCATGCCAAGACCTCAGCCTTGCTGGAGCCAGAACTGGAATCACGGGAGAGAGATCTTCTCTCTGGTTTGAAATGCTCCGAGTCATCAATGAGGCAAGACCCAAGTTCGTGGTCTGGGAAAACGTCAAGGGGGCAATCTACACAGGCGGACTTACCGAAGTCTTGCGAGGACTCAGTAGAATTGGCTATTTGTTTGATGTGGAGATCCTATCGGCTGCGGAAATCGGTGCGCCGCATCTGCGGGAAAGGGTTTTTGTGGTTGCCTACGCCTATGAGTTATTCAGGAAAACGCCGTCCTGA
- a CDS encoding transposase, with the protein MSKKFTTLDYCQYLLSSQINYTITNLAEHIEGHSHDKINRYLASQRLTPRLLWQNVKSTIVSDEAEYMYVLFDDTVLDKRHAKRQYSGNEHGIVQGIGVVNCVYVNVKRQEFWVVDYRVYDPNGDGKSKLDHVSDMLKGLINIKQLPFQTVLMDSWYATQRLMAEIDNFGKIYYCPLKSNRLVDDSGGVEKYKRIDQLTWSEQELLQGKLVKINKFPKDKKGNLFWVTVSPSRTEFVVTNDLTQDYTPEVLAICSIRWKIEEFHRELKQLTGVEACQCRKSRIQRNHIACAMLVWNHLKRLAFQAGKTIYQIKFGLLSDYLKSQLINPSISMILA; encoded by the coding sequence ATGTCAAAAAAGTTTACTACCCTAGATTATTGTCAGTACTTGCTAAGTAGTCAAATAAACTACACAATCACGAATTTAGCAGAACATATAGAAGGACATAGCCATGACAAGATCAACCGATATTTGGCATCCCAGAGATTAACACCGAGATTGCTATGGCAGAATGTGAAATCAACAATTGTGTCAGATGAAGCCGAGTATATGTACGTGCTGTTTGACGACACAGTATTAGATAAACGCCATGCCAAAAGACAATACAGTGGCAACGAACATGGAATTGTGCAAGGTATAGGGGTGGTCAACTGTGTGTATGTAAATGTCAAACGGCAAGAATTTTGGGTAGTAGACTATCGGGTTTATGACCCAAATGGTGATGGCAAGAGTAAATTAGATCATGTGTCCGATATGCTTAAAGGGTTGATCAATATCAAACAATTACCATTTCAGACGGTGCTGATGGATAGTTGGTATGCCACACAACGACTGATGGCAGAAATTGATAACTTCGGCAAGATTTATTACTGTCCACTCAAGTCCAATCGCCTAGTTGATGATAGTGGTGGAGTGGAAAAATATAAACGCATTGACCAGTTAACTTGGTCTGAACAGGAACTGTTGCAGGGAAAATTGGTCAAAATCAATAAATTCCCCAAAGATAAGAAGGGGAACCTATTCTGGGTCACTGTTTCTCCAAGCAGGACAGAATTTGTCGTGACCAACGACTTAACTCAAGACTACACCCCTGAAGTACTAGCTATTTGCTCCATAAGGTGGAAGATTGAGGAATTTCATCGTGAACTCAAACAACTGACTGGTGTTGAAGCTTGCCAATGCCGTAAGTCTAGAATTCAGCGTAATCATATTGCTTGTGCCATGCTAGTGTGGAATCACCTCAAGCGTTTGGCTTTTCAAGCAGGTAAGACTATCTACCAAATCAAGTTTGGACTTTTATCTGATTACTTAAAATCTCAACTCATAAATCCTTCTATTTCTATGATTCTTGCGTAA
- a CDS encoding PIN domain-containing protein: MKYRIYMDVCCLNRPFDDQSQQRIKLETEAIDELTERCVSGEFVLIRSTALESEIAQNRKPNIAEQVMEALSIAQDRILVTESIVSRAMELIQLGFKQFDALHIACAESGNVDIFLTTDDRLLKKAIAYEKTLKVSVANPVIWLMNIAIQEGE; the protein is encoded by the coding sequence ATGAAATACCGAATTTACATGGATGTTTGCTGTCTAAATCGTCCTTTTGATGACCAATCACAACAACGGATTAAACTTGAAACAGAAGCAATTGATGAGCTTACGGAGCGATGTGTATCAGGAGAATTTGTTTTGATTAGAAGTACAGCACTTGAATCCGAAATTGCTCAAAATCGAAAGCCCAATATCGCTGAACAGGTTATGGAGGCTTTGTCGATCGCCCAAGATAGAATATTAGTTACAGAATCAATTGTCAGTAGGGCTATGGAGCTAATCCAATTGGGCTTTAAACAGTTTGATGCTTTGCATATTGCTTGTGCTGAAAGCGGAAATGTTGATATTTTTCTGACAACTGACGATCGCTTGCTGAAGAAGGCAATAGCCTATGAAAAAACACTTAAAGTCAGCGTAGCTAATCCTGTCATTTGGTTAATGAATATTGCAATACAAGAAGGAGAATAA
- a CDS encoding N-6 DNA methylase yields the protein MDLRSLLAISKGTQAERVEALRSLLGYPIKERDVSGSKYWYLRPGVNSAEAEDTCPIAVGFYAECDRLSKSEIKAFFTDQVQQQETYGHYTNQIAAQQPVMYLLLPEGEQMGRVTFVLPIEGGIRQRQVESFGWDKQELLGRLSRLQQGQLPIAARALVSIPLVEWVFYEAAHTAKELAQLLAEVTRRMEQALPLAYEAEGVDGYLHNLLESFQRELLPNLKLKAENEKDYSFADIYAQTIAYGLFTARVFSHVHDPKADFNRQGAWQQLPETNPFLRKLFQDVSERSLEELGDELVESIAEVFGILRAAKMDAILSDFRQKMNREDIVIRFYEDFLAAYKPKMREGRGVYYTPEPVVSYMVRCVDILLKEKFNKPLGLADPEVMILDPACGTGTFLLWIFKLIEERFKNDGEARSLIKQKLGNISWSNYVKDNLLPRVFGFELLMAPYAICHLKLGLFLEESGYAFDSDQRLGVYLTNTLDDAKRQSESLFKEFIAEESNEAAGVKLDIPVMVVIGNPPYSGHSENKSEWVGSLVKDYYFVDGLPLGEKNPKWLQDDYVKFIRFSQWRIDKTGKGILSFVTNHGYLDNPTFRGMRQSLAKSFNWIRILDLHGNSKKKETAIDGTKDENVFDIQQGVAVCMMAKEVNP from the coding sequence ATGGATTTACGCAGTTTACTAGCAATTTCTAAGGGTACTCAAGCAGAACGGGTAGAGGCATTGCGATCGCTCTTAGGGTATCCAATCAAAGAGCGTGATGTTAGTGGTTCAAAATATTGGTACTTGCGTCCAGGGGTTAATAGTGCGGAAGCTGAGGATACTTGCCCGATCGCAGTGGGGTTTTATGCTGAGTGCGATCGCTTAAGTAAGAGTGAAATTAAAGCTTTTTTTACTGATCAAGTCCAGCAACAAGAAACCTATGGGCATTACACCAATCAAATAGCGGCGCAGCAGCCTGTAATGTATTTGCTATTGCCTGAAGGTGAGCAGATGGGGCGGGTAACTTTTGTATTGCCGATTGAGGGTGGTATCCGTCAGCGTCAAGTTGAGAGTTTTGGGTGGGATAAGCAGGAATTATTAGGACGGTTGAGCCGTTTGCAACAGGGGCAATTACCGATCGCCGCTAGAGCTTTAGTATCGATACCATTGGTGGAGTGGGTATTTTATGAAGCTGCCCACACGGCAAAAGAACTGGCTCAACTTTTGGCAGAGGTGACAAGGCGGATGGAACAGGCGTTACCTTTAGCTTATGAGGCGGAGGGTGTAGATGGTTATTTACATAATCTGCTAGAGAGTTTTCAGCGTGAGTTGTTGCCTAATTTGAAGCTTAAGGCTGAGAACGAGAAGGATTATAGCTTTGCTGATATTTATGCCCAGACGATCGCCTATGGACTTTTTACAGCTAGAGTATTCAGTCATGTGCATGATCCTAAAGCCGATTTTAACCGTCAGGGTGCATGGCAGCAATTGCCAGAGACTAACCCTTTTTTAAGAAAGCTATTTCAGGATGTGTCTGAAAGGTCTCTCGAAGAATTGGGGGATGAGCTGGTTGAGAGTATTGCTGAGGTGTTTGGTATCCTCCGAGCGGCAAAGATGGATGCAATTCTCTCGGATTTTCGGCAGAAGATGAATCGAGAAGATATTGTCATTCGGTTTTATGAGGATTTCTTGGCGGCGTATAAGCCGAAGATGCGTGAGGGGCGAGGAGTTTATTATACGCCTGAGCCTGTAGTGTCATACATGGTGCGCTGTGTAGATATTTTGCTAAAGGAGAAGTTTAATAAGCCCCTAGGTTTAGCCGATCCAGAGGTGATGATTCTCGATCCTGCTTGTGGGACGGGGACGTTTTTGTTATGGATTTTTAAGTTGATTGAGGAGCGTTTTAAAAATGATGGTGAGGCGCGATCGCTAATTAAACAAAAGCTTGGTAATATTTCATGGTCAAACTATGTGAAGGATAATTTATTGCCCCGTGTATTTGGGTTTGAGTTGTTGATGGCTCCCTATGCGATTTGTCATTTGAAGTTGGGTTTGTTTTTGGAGGAGTCGGGTTATGCGTTTGATAGCGATCAAAGGTTAGGGGTTTATCTGACGAATACGCTTGATGACGCTAAACGGCAATCGGAAAGTTTATTTAAGGAGTTTATTGCTGAAGAATCCAACGAAGCGGCTGGGGTCAAGCTAGATATTCCTGTCATGGTGGTGATTGGCAATCCTCCTTATTCGGGACATTCGGAAAATAAGAGCGAGTGGGTTGGGAGTTTGGTGAAGGATTATTATTTTGTAGATGGGTTGCCTTTGGGAGAGAAAAATCCAAAATGGTTGCAGGATGACTATGTGAAGTTTATTCGCTTTTCACAGTGGCGAATTGATAAGACGGGGAAAGGGATTTTGTCTTTTGTGACTAATCACGGTTATTTGGATAATCCTACTTTTCGGGGAATGCGTCAGAGTTTGGCGAAGAGCTTTAATTGGATAAGGATTTTGGATTTGCATGGTAATTCTAAAAAGAAGGAGACGGCGATCGATGGCACAAAGGATGAAAATGTGTTTGATATTCAGCAGGGCGTGGCAGTTTGTATGATGGCAAAGGAGGTAAATCCATGA
- a CDS encoding IS5/IS1182 family transposase: MGLYFRGFICSSYLTIWYNASIESKGFCSYKATNGIKRHLAVDILGFPFFTYLTRANVSDDQGLIEMLTFNIDYFKSKPDDITLTTILLDSGYHIEKLTTDLQKVYPEIMTKIRFEISPKVSKQQKAEKGLSGFVVVPTRWILGLKDAKS; the protein is encoded by the coding sequence GTGGGATTATATTTTAGAGGCTTTATCTGTAGCTCGTATTTAACGATTTGGTATAATGCAAGTATAGAATCCAAGGGCTTCTGCTCCTACAAAGCAACTAACGGGATCAAAAGACATTTAGCCGTTGACATACTGGGATTTCCTTTCTTTACCTATTTAACAAGAGCAAATGTATCAGATGACCAAGGACTGATTGAGATGTTAACGTTTAACATTGATTACTTCAAATCGAAGCCAGATGACATTACCCTAACTACGATATTGCTGGATAGTGGTTATCATATCGAAAAATTGACGACTGATTTACAGAAGGTTTATCCTGAGATTATGACTAAGATTAGGTTTGAAATTTCTCCTAAGGTATCAAAGCAACAGAAGGCAGAAAAAGGTCTGTCTGGGTTTGTAGTTGTGCCGACAAGGTGGATACTTGGGTTGAAAGATGCAAAATCTTAG
- a CDS encoding IS630 family transposase, translating into MIAWFGINIIGLNGKVRFFCQDETRIGLKTISGRKITARGVKPKGKVQWQFKATYLYRIVEPSTGESFFYEFTHLNSECFQVFLNLVSTYFQGDIIVMQVDQAGAHRAKRLKIPKNIILLFQPAHAPETNPIERVWQHFKLGLRWKLPKDLDQLRALMRERLEVMTQEVIASIVGWDYILEALSVARI; encoded by the coding sequence ATGATTGCATGGTTCGGCATTAATATAATCGGACTAAATGGCAAAGTGAGATTCTTTTGTCAAGATGAAACACGAATTGGGTTAAAGACAATTAGTGGAAGGAAGATCACAGCAAGAGGAGTCAAACCCAAAGGTAAAGTTCAGTGGCAGTTTAAGGCAACTTACCTCTATCGAATTGTAGAACCATCAACAGGGGAAAGCTTTTTCTATGAATTTACTCACCTTAATAGTGAATGCTTCCAAGTATTTCTGAACTTAGTAAGCACATATTTTCAAGGTGACATCATCGTTATGCAAGTGGATCAAGCAGGAGCACACAGAGCAAAACGGTTAAAGATTCCTAAAAATATTATTTTGCTATTTCAGCCTGCCCATGCACCTGAGACTAATCCCATTGAAAGAGTGTGGCAGCATTTCAAATTAGGGTTGAGGTGGAAACTGCCAAAAGATCTTGACCAGTTGCGTGCATTAATGCGGGAAAGGTTAGAAGTTATGACTCAGGAGGTAATTGCTTCGATTGTTGGGTGGGATTATATTTTAGAGGCTTTATCTGTAGCTCGTATTTAA
- a CDS encoding helix-turn-helix domain-containing protein: MKQALYKLEISESEEELKHMLRVQKTASDKERIQMLYLLKTKQASTIQTASTILGRHRVTLQDWLGNYRKGGIVGLLGHKPRTGRKQSIPQWAQKALIKKLEEAEGFESYGQICQWLENQLGIKSNYKTVHHLVRYRLKARPKVTRPVSAGKSEEQVEAYKKTLPVI, translated from the coding sequence ATGAAACAGGCTCTATACAAATTAGAGATCAGCGAAAGTGAAGAAGAGCTAAAACATATGCTGAGAGTGCAAAAGACCGCATCAGATAAAGAAAGAATTCAGATGCTGTATCTGTTAAAAACAAAACAAGCAAGCACAATCCAGACAGCATCGACAATACTGGGACGGCATCGAGTTACATTGCAAGATTGGTTAGGGAATTATCGCAAAGGGGGAATAGTAGGACTATTAGGACATAAACCTAGAACAGGGCGAAAACAGAGTATTCCACAATGGGCGCAGAAAGCATTGATAAAAAAGCTGGAAGAAGCAGAAGGCTTTGAAAGTTATGGGCAGATCTGCCAATGGTTAGAGAACCAATTAGGAATCAAATCAAACTATAAAACTGTGCATCATCTAGTCCGATATCGGCTGAAAGCCAGACCGAAAGTGACACGTCCAGTCAGTGCAGGAAAGTCAGAAGAGCAAGTAGAAGCATATAAAAAAACCTTGCCAGTAATATAA
- a CDS encoding transposase, with the protein MLNPYSSSLTDKEWEIIEPLLPKKKQTRPPTWTKRQILDGILYQLKNGCNWRDMPRDLPPFSTVYRYYKEWKDTGTFTAIMEALHSTAREQSKKIKMDNFNHH; encoded by the coding sequence ATGCTAAATCCATACTCAAGTAGCCTAACAGATAAAGAATGGGAAATTATAGAACCATTGCTCCCAAAGAAAAAGCAAACTAGACCGCCAACTTGGACAAAAAGACAAATTTTAGACGGCATACTCTACCAACTCAAAAACGGTTGTAATTGGCGAGATATGCCCCGAGACTTACCACCATTCTCTACAGTGTATCGATACTACAAGGAGTGGAAAGATACAGGTACATTTACTGCGATTATGGAAGCTTTGCATTCAACAGCCCGTGAACAGTCAAAAAAAATCAAAATGGACAACTTTAATCATCATTGA
- a CDS encoding transposase gives MNSQKKSKWTTLIIIDSQAVKNTCNASIESKGFCSYKATNGIKRHLAVDILGFPFFTYLTRANVSDDQGLIEMLTFNIDYFKSKPDDITLTTILLDSGYHIEKLTTDLQKVYPEIMTKIRFEISPKVSKQKQAEKGLSGFVVVPTRWVIGLKDAKS, from the coding sequence GTGAACAGTCAAAAAAAATCAAAATGGACAACTTTAATCATCATTGACTCACAAGCAGTGAAAAATACTTGTAATGCAAGTATAGAATCCAAGGGCTTCTGCTCCTACAAAGCAACTAACGGGATCAAAAGACATTTAGCAGTTGACATACTGGGATTTCCTTTTTTCACGTATTTAACAAGAGCAAATGTATCAGATGACCAAGGACTGATTGAGATGTTAACGTTTAACATTGATTACTTCAAATCGAAGCCAGATGACATTACGCTAACTACGATATTGCTGGATAGTGGTTATCATATCGAAAAATTGACGACTGATTTACAGAAGGTTTATCCTGAGATTATGACTAAGATTAGGTTTGAAATTTCTCCTAAGGTATCAAAGCAAAAGCAGGCAGAAAAAGGTCTGTCTGGGTTTGTAGTTGTGCCGACAAGGTGGGTAATTGGGTTGAAAGATGCAAAATCTTAG
- a CDS encoding DedA family protein: MTFDFLTLEHVKDLVQNYGYGVIFLGIMLENAGIPIPGETITLVGGFLAGSGELKYPFVLGAAVSGAIIGDSAGYWLGRWGGMNLVESVAKIFKIEAEEVVKAREKFTANSDRAVFFGRFIALLRIFAGPMAGLTGMPYRRFLFFNALGAISWGTIMTALAYFTGSFIPLDKLIDWVLRFGIFALIALIVWVCVVRLQKTLAQGMDLEK; encoded by the coding sequence ATGACCTTCGACTTTCTGACGCTTGAACATGTGAAAGACCTAGTCCAGAATTATGGATATGGAGTAATATTTCTGGGAATCATGCTAGAAAATGCGGGAATTCCGATCCCCGGTGAGACTATTACCTTAGTAGGGGGATTTTTAGCAGGTAGTGGGGAATTAAAATATCCCTTTGTGCTGGGTGCCGCAGTCAGTGGAGCTATTATTGGCGATAGTGCAGGCTATTGGCTTGGACGATGGGGTGGGATGAACTTAGTGGAATCTGTGGCTAAGATATTTAAAATTGAGGCTGAGGAAGTAGTCAAAGCCAGAGAAAAATTTACTGCTAATTCAGATCGGGCTGTATTTTTTGGTAGATTTATTGCGCTGCTAAGAATTTTTGCTGGTCCTATGGCTGGACTAACTGGTATGCCCTATCGGCGGTTTTTATTTTTTAATGCTCTAGGTGCGATCTCCTGGGGAACAATTATGACTGCTCTTGCTTATTTTACGGGCAGCTTTATTCCCTTAGATAAGTTAATAGATTGGGTTTTAAGATTTGGAATATTTGCTTTAATTGCTTTAATAGTTTGGGTCTGTGTAGTCCGTTTACAAAAGACTTTAGCTCAAGGTATGGATTTAGAAAAATAG
- a CDS encoding Zn-dependent hydrolase, protein MSSSILTKVSINSDRLLNTIAKLGTIGQLANGGVQRIAFSPADVKARDLVQQWMAETGMQVRVDTAGNIIGRYSSKNSNGKNPDLPAIATGSHLDTVPNGGLYDGAYGVLAAIEVVRSLQESSVQLNHPLEVIVFTDEEGSMIGCKAMAGSLIPDLQNYGGLDIQSCLSRIGGNWEQIMQAKRHRSELAAFVELHIEQGPVLESAEVQIGVVEGIVGQRRFKIIVKGSASHAGTTPMSMRQDALVAAAQVVLSINHLANLPGQQVATVGRVIVKPNAPNTIPDFVEMSLDIRDLSDRHLDHLLEILTADLKAIATATKTEISLHPYMQNQPALCNSVIQSAIAETCEDLGLTYLHLPSRAGHDAQEMAKLTAMGMIFVPSQNGVSHSETEFTSPELCIQGANVLLHTILKLDSYFSKSIP, encoded by the coding sequence ATGTCATCCTCAATTTTAACCAAGGTCTCAATCAATAGCGATCGCCTCTTAAATACTATTGCAAAGTTAGGAACAATTGGTCAGTTGGCTAATGGAGGTGTTCAACGTATAGCTTTTAGTCCCGCCGATGTTAAAGCTCGTGACTTAGTACAGCAATGGATGGCTGAAACTGGAATGCAGGTTAGAGTTGATACTGCTGGTAATATCATCGGTCGCTATAGTAGTAAAAATTCAAATGGCAAAAATCCAGACCTGCCTGCAATCGCTACGGGTTCCCATCTTGATACTGTGCCTAATGGGGGGCTTTATGATGGGGCATACGGGGTCTTAGCAGCTATAGAAGTGGTGCGATCGCTCCAAGAAAGTTCTGTACAACTCAACCATCCCTTAGAAGTAATTGTCTTTACCGATGAAGAAGGAAGCATGATCGGCTGTAAAGCAATGGCTGGGAGCCTGATTCCAGATCTGCAAAATTACGGTGGACTAGACATTCAGTCCTGTTTAAGTAGAATTGGTGGAAACTGGGAGCAAATTATGCAGGCAAAACGCCACCGATCAGAACTGGCTGCTTTTGTAGAACTGCATATTGAACAAGGTCCAGTATTAGAAAGTGCTGAAGTCCAAATTGGAGTTGTGGAAGGAATCGTAGGGCAACGGCGTTTTAAAATTATTGTTAAAGGTAGTGCTAGTCATGCAGGAACTACACCCATGTCCATGCGTCAAGATGCCCTCGTTGCCGCCGCACAGGTAGTATTAAGTATAAATCACTTAGCAAATCTACCCGGACAACAAGTGGCAACCGTAGGCAGAGTGATAGTTAAACCCAATGCCCCTAATACAATTCCTGATTTTGTGGAAATGTCTTTGGATATTCGGGATTTATCCGATCGGCACCTAGATCATTTATTGGAAATATTAACTGCCGATCTTAAAGCGATCGCCACAGCAACCAAAACAGAAATTAGTTTGCACCCGTATATGCAAAACCAACCTGCGCTATGCAATTCCGTAATTCAATCTGCGATCGCTGAAACCTGTGAAGATTTAGGGCTAACCTATCTACATTTACCGAGTCGGGCGGGACATGATGCTCAAGAAATGGCGAAGCTGACAGCAATGGGAATGATTTTTGTGCCAAGTCAAAATGGCGTAAGTCATTCTGAAACTGAGTTTACCTCCCCAGAGCTTTGTATCCAAGGTGCCAATGTGCTTTTACACACTATTTTGAAACTAGACAGCTATTTTTCTAAATCCATACCTTGA
- a CDS encoding GntR family transcriptional regulator: MSTIQRSQSLYEQTYQVLRTNIFSGMLAPNERLVETQLAERLQVSRTPIREAIRKLQQEGLVTSDTSGGMRVTTLSIEDVIQLYDCRIALEQLSVTGACDHASAVEIEQLEEYVISAEKIAHAKSTNPAKLLELDYQFHHLIAESSGNKWLVSLLEQVFDKMFLLRLRTTNQNPEVLEIRLEHRQIFTAIAKRNSNLAKEEIYSHLTNSKTRVVSAVEILQTGINSKD; the protein is encoded by the coding sequence TTGTCCACGATCCAAAGAAGCCAATCTTTATACGAACAGACCTATCAAGTCCTACGCACAAATATCTTTTCGGGAATGCTGGCACCTAATGAACGTCTGGTTGAAACTCAGTTGGCTGAGCGTTTACAGGTTAGTCGCACTCCAATCCGTGAAGCTATTCGTAAATTGCAGCAAGAAGGTTTGGTTACCTCCGATACCAGTGGGGGAATGCGAGTAACAACCCTTTCCATTGAGGATGTGATTCAGCTTTATGACTGTCGGATTGCCCTAGAACAACTTTCTGTAACCGGAGCCTGTGATCACGCCAGTGCCGTTGAGATTGAGCAGCTAGAAGAATACGTGATTTCTGCCGAAAAGATCGCCCATGCTAAATCTACAAATCCTGCCAAACTTTTAGAACTAGATTATCAATTTCATCACCTGATTGCGGAAAGTTCGGGGAATAAGTGGTTAGTCTCCTTACTGGAGCAGGTATTTGATAAGATGTTTCTCCTGCGATTGCGGACAACTAATCAGAACCCAGAAGTATTGGAAATTCGGTTAGAACACCGCCAAATTTTTACAGCGATCGCCAAGAGAAATTCTAATTTAGCAAAGGAAGAGATTTATAGTCATCTCACCAATAGCAAAACCAGAGTTGTTAGTGCCGTGGAAATTCTTCAGACAGGTATAAATTCCAAAGATTAA
- a CDS encoding gamma-glutamylcyclotransferase family protein — protein MTDLTTPIEQLNTEDTATKKIFICGSALKGQPDHQNLQSAKFIKTAKTKPLYRLHAAENGWHPAIYEVENGGISIPGEIYELTIAQYEYLLANEPPHMYPSDVISEDGEILTAMLYPRELVEKHQWLDISDLGGWANYKTMNTAPD, from the coding sequence ATGACTGACTTAACAACCCCAATCGAACAACTAAATACGGAAGATACAGCAACAAAAAAAATATTCATTTGTGGTTCTGCCCTCAAAGGTCAACCCGATCATCAAAACCTGCAATCTGCTAAGTTTATAAAAACAGCTAAAACCAAACCTCTCTATCGTCTTCATGCGGCTGAAAACGGATGGCATCCTGCAATTTATGAAGTAGAAAATGGAGGGATTAGTATCCCAGGGGAAATATATGAGTTAACGATCGCCCAATATGAGTATCTACTAGCAAATGAACCGCCTCACATGTATCCCAGTGATGTAATTTCCGAAGACGGCGAAATTCTCACAGCAATGCTTTACCCACGGGAACTGGTGGAAAAACACCAATGGCTAGATATTTCAGATTTAGGCGGATGGGCAAATTATAAGACAATGAACACTGCGCCAGATTAA